A genome region from Brooklawnia propionicigenes includes the following:
- a CDS encoding CueP family metal-binding protein, which produces MKSAGRWIVALLVGLVVLAGCGSPAGGDSSASPSSDLLERYGLASLTTAEIVEKLDQSPETRPTKLAGSVRPDQLLLSEGDEQLALDMPDDQFYLSVAPYLTHTHDCFYHNTGSCQGELVNSQVHVTITTADGIVIVNRDATTYANGFIGFWVPTGSSGTITVSQDGKSGTVPFATGDQDATCITTLKLV; this is translated from the coding sequence ATGAAATCTGCCGGCAGATGGATCGTGGCGCTGCTCGTCGGTTTGGTGGTGCTGGCCGGCTGCGGCAGCCCCGCCGGCGGCGACTCGAGCGCAAGCCCGTCGTCCGATCTACTCGAGCGCTATGGTCTGGCGTCGCTGACGACTGCCGAGATCGTGGAGAAGCTCGATCAATCGCCGGAGACCCGGCCCACGAAACTGGCGGGTTCGGTGCGTCCCGATCAACTGCTGCTCAGCGAGGGCGATGAGCAGCTCGCCTTGGACATGCCCGACGACCAGTTCTACCTTTCCGTGGCGCCCTACCTCACGCACACTCATGACTGCTTCTACCACAACACCGGCAGTTGCCAAGGCGAGCTGGTCAACTCCCAGGTCCACGTGACCATCACCACCGCCGACGGCATCGTCATCGTCAACAGGGACGCCACCACGTATGCCAACGGCTTCATCGGCTTCTGGGTGCCGACCGGCAGTTCGGGCACCATTACCGTCAGCCAGGACGGCAAGTCGGGCACCGTGCCGTTCGCCACCGGTGACCAGGACGCCACCTGCATCACCACACTGAAGCTGGTGTGA
- a CDS encoding AAA family ATPase, which translates to MALIAMAGLPGVGKSTIARGLAERFPGVLINVDDVASALVRAEFERSFATGLAGYLVAEQVARVNLALGSHVIVDAANSAGYARNIWTSLAREFGTELLFVEVVCTDLAAHAARLATRRLPAGQPRISFDDVVVAYAEAESWAAEPRWLVNTTEDVDHDQVFADVQAALRGY; encoded by the coding sequence GTGGCACTGATCGCCATGGCGGGGCTGCCCGGGGTCGGCAAGTCGACCATCGCCCGCGGGCTCGCCGAGCGTTTTCCCGGCGTCCTGATCAACGTGGACGATGTCGCGTCCGCCCTGGTGCGCGCAGAGTTCGAACGTTCCTTCGCGACCGGGCTCGCCGGCTACCTGGTGGCCGAACAGGTGGCGCGCGTCAATCTGGCGCTCGGCAGTCACGTCATCGTCGATGCTGCCAATTCGGCCGGCTATGCCCGCAACATCTGGACTTCGTTGGCTCGTGAGTTCGGCACCGAGTTGCTGTTCGTCGAGGTGGTCTGCACCGATCTGGCCGCCCACGCCGCGCGGCTGGCCACCCGCCGGCTGCCCGCCGGGCAGCCGAGGATCAGCTTCGACGATGTGGTGGTGGCCTACGCCGAAGCCGAATCGTGGGCAGCCGAGCCTCGCTGGCTGGTCAACACCACTGAGGATGTCGACCACGACCAGGTCTTCGCCGACGTCCAGGCCGCCCTGCGCGGTTACTGA
- a CDS encoding Type 1 glutamine amidotransferase-like domain-containing protein translates to MTTHIVTMGGGGFSMSPTGAPTNLDRYLVELTGRRSPLVCFVPTASADDPTYVRKFLTGYASLGVRTMVLTLWQDAAASLDRLPQADLVLVGGGSTVNLLALWRAHGVDRVLVDMMGPGRDLVLGGLSAGAACWYQGCVTDSFGDVRVLPDGLGILQGSFCPHWDGESKRQPIFTDAIAAGLLPAGYAADDGAALHWVDAKLSGAVAEREGARVARFSPSGEPASGGLVIEQLPVELL, encoded by the coding sequence ATGACCACGCACATCGTGACCATGGGTGGCGGCGGATTCTCGATGTCTCCCACGGGCGCACCGACGAATCTCGACAGGTACCTCGTGGAACTCACCGGCAGACGTTCTCCCCTGGTTTGTTTCGTACCCACCGCCTCGGCCGATGACCCGACCTATGTGCGCAAGTTCCTCACCGGCTACGCCTCACTCGGTGTGCGAACCATGGTGCTGACCCTGTGGCAGGACGCCGCCGCCTCGCTGGACCGGCTGCCACAAGCAGACCTGGTGCTCGTCGGCGGCGGATCGACGGTGAATCTGCTCGCGCTGTGGCGTGCGCACGGGGTCGACCGGGTGCTCGTCGACATGATGGGCCCCGGGCGCGATCTGGTGCTCGGAGGCCTGTCGGCCGGTGCGGCCTGCTGGTACCAGGGCTGCGTCACCGATTCGTTCGGCGACGTGCGGGTGCTGCCGGACGGGCTGGGCATCCTGCAGGGCAGCTTCTGCCCGCACTGGGACGGCGAGAGCAAACGCCAGCCGATCTTCACCGATGCGATCGCCGCCGGTCTGCTGCCTGCCGGGTACGCGGCCGACGACGGTGCCGCGCTGCACTGGGTGGATGCCAAGCTCAGCGGCGCGGTCGCCGAGCGTGAAGGGGCCAGGGTGGCGAGGTTCTCGCCCAGCGGGGAGCCTGCGTCCGGCGGTCTGGTGATCGAGCAGCTTCCTGTTGAGCTGCTGTGA
- a CDS encoding ABC transporter ATP-binding protein, whose amino-acid sequence MLDVIHLTRTFGQLTAVDDVTFTVPAGQMIGFVGGNGAGKTTTMRMIMGLLAPDSGQVNLNGRPITRSDRSRFGYMPEERGLYAKQPILSQLIYLAELKGMTRDSAAAEASGLMARFGLGDRLKDKLEKLSLGNQQRVQIAAAVMADPIGLILDEPFSGLDPKAVDEMAGLLAERASRGVPVLFSSHQLDLIDRLCDGLVILANGRVVAAGTKDDLESRGATKHRLVTDTDAGWVRDVPGLRVDAVDGGTALFEILVPGAGDDLLAQALQRGHVIEFTPVRPTLSEIYREVTA is encoded by the coding sequence GTGCTCGATGTCATACATCTCACCCGTACCTTCGGCCAACTGACCGCCGTTGACGACGTCACGTTCACGGTGCCGGCAGGCCAGATGATCGGCTTCGTCGGCGGCAACGGCGCCGGCAAGACCACGACCATGCGCATGATCATGGGGCTGCTGGCACCCGACAGCGGACAGGTGAACCTGAACGGGCGCCCCATCACCAGATCCGACCGTTCCCGCTTCGGATATATGCCCGAGGAGCGCGGCCTGTATGCCAAGCAGCCGATCCTGAGCCAGCTCATCTACCTGGCCGAGCTCAAGGGCATGACCCGGGACTCGGCAGCGGCCGAGGCGTCCGGGTTGATGGCACGATTCGGCCTGGGTGACCGGCTCAAGGACAAGCTGGAGAAGCTGAGCCTGGGCAACCAGCAGCGCGTCCAGATCGCAGCCGCCGTGATGGCCGACCCGATCGGGCTGATCTTGGACGAACCGTTCAGCGGCCTGGATCCGAAGGCCGTCGACGAGATGGCCGGGCTACTCGCCGAGCGGGCCTCCCGTGGGGTGCCCGTGCTGTTCAGCAGCCATCAGCTCGATCTGATCGACCGGCTCTGCGACGGGCTGGTCATTCTGGCCAACGGACGCGTGGTCGCCGCCGGCACCAAGGACGACCTCGAGTCGCGCGGCGCCACCAAGCACCGGCTGGTCACCGACACCGACGCCGGGTGGGTCCGCGACGTCCCCGGGCTGCGGGTGGACGCAGTCGACGGTGGCACCGCACTGTTCGAGATCCTGGTTCCCGGCGCAGGCGACGATCTGCTCGCCCAAGCCCTGCAGCGCGGACATGTCATCGAGTTCACGCCGGTGCGTCCGACCTTGTCGGAAATCTATCGGGAGGTGACGGCATGA
- a CDS encoding acyl-CoA carboxylase subunit epsilon, whose amino-acid sequence MSEFEVVRGNPDDEELAGVVVVLAAELAGPGPAQPNKDRPIAGGWNSYWRKVRQPFVSGPEAWRGSLL is encoded by the coding sequence ATGAGCGAGTTCGAGGTCGTGCGCGGTAATCCGGACGATGAGGAACTCGCCGGTGTCGTCGTGGTGCTCGCGGCCGAACTGGCCGGCCCGGGACCTGCCCAGCCGAACAAGGATCGCCCGATCGCCGGCGGCTGGAACTCGTACTGGCGCAAGGTCCGGCAGCCGTTTGTGTCCGGGCCGGAAGCCTGGCGAGGCAGCCTTCTCTAG
- a CDS encoding Maf family protein produces the protein MVVLGSSSPARLLTLQQAGIEPLIVVPDVDEQTVHRPGAPEMTAELARLKGESVLRKIEASGELEAPFVLLACDSMLEIEGRVYGKPGTQEAAIVRWYRMRARQGLFYTGHYVAVVHGSDDVRSQVRVAETGVTFADLTDAEIAAYAATGEPQRVAGGFTIDGFGGPFITRISGDPHNVVGISLPLVRQMLLDLGVAWQGLWALDQGGEEL, from the coding sequence CTGGTCGTCCTCGGATCGAGTTCGCCGGCGCGGCTTCTCACGTTGCAGCAGGCAGGCATCGAGCCGCTGATCGTCGTCCCTGATGTGGACGAACAGACGGTGCACCGTCCGGGCGCCCCCGAGATGACCGCCGAACTCGCGCGGCTGAAGGGCGAGTCCGTGCTGCGCAAGATCGAGGCGTCGGGCGAGCTCGAGGCACCGTTCGTGCTGCTGGCCTGCGACTCCATGCTGGAGATCGAGGGGCGCGTCTACGGCAAGCCCGGGACCCAGGAGGCCGCCATCGTCCGCTGGTACCGGATGCGGGCACGGCAGGGCCTGTTCTACACCGGTCACTATGTCGCCGTGGTGCACGGATCAGATGATGTGCGTTCCCAGGTGCGGGTCGCCGAGACCGGGGTGACCTTCGCCGACCTGACCGATGCCGAGATCGCCGCATATGCGGCTACCGGGGAACCCCAGCGGGTGGCCGGGGGGTTCACCATCGATGGTTTCGGTGGGCCCTTCATCACTCGCATCAGCGGCGACCCACACAATGTGGTGGGTATCTCGCTACCGCTGGTGCGGCAGATGCTGCTCGACCTGGGTGTCGCCTGGCAGGGATTGTGGGCACTCGACCAAGGCGGCGAAGAGCTGTAG
- a CDS encoding PH domain-containing protein → MALELYPGEELVTKIRPHARTLLWPVIGLFAISALVGTGIAVVPRDYRPIGQQLVAASGALLGVVVLVRPLLRWATSSITLTTQRIIVRNGIVRHVEHQIPLNRIVDVATSRAAADLGFGSGTLLLTTVGGQQLRLAHLPQIKAMRQAVSELATEAQPELWTGPDPWTQTRVLEGPDQWH, encoded by the coding sequence ATGGCGCTTGAGCTGTATCCGGGGGAGGAGCTGGTCACCAAGATCCGCCCGCATGCCCGGACACTGTTGTGGCCGGTCATCGGGCTGTTCGCGATATCGGCCCTGGTCGGCACCGGCATCGCGGTCGTTCCCCGCGACTACCGCCCGATCGGTCAGCAACTGGTGGCCGCCTCGGGAGCGCTGCTCGGTGTCGTGGTCCTCGTGCGTCCGCTGCTGCGCTGGGCGACCAGCAGCATCACCTTGACGACCCAACGGATCATCGTGCGCAACGGCATCGTCCGCCATGTCGAGCATCAGATACCGCTCAACCGCATCGTCGACGTCGCCACCAGCCGCGCCGCCGCCGATCTCGGCTTCGGATCGGGCACCCTGCTACTCACCACCGTCGGCGGGCAACAGTTGAGGCTGGCTCACCTACCGCAGATCAAGGCCATGCGGCAGGCGGTCAGCGAGCTGGCCACCGAAGCCCAGCCCGAGCTGTGGACCGGACCCGATCCCTGGACGCAGACCCGGGTTCTGGAAGGACCCGATCAGTGGCACTGA
- the purE gene encoding 5-(carboxyamino)imidazole ribonucleotide mutase encodes MATPLVGIVMGSDSDWPTMNPAAEALDEFGIAYEADVVSAHRMPEEMVRYGREAHTRGLRCIIAGAGGAAHLPGMLAALTPLPVIGVPVPLKYLDGMDSLLSIVQMPAGVPVATVAIGGARNAGLLAVRILGASDPGLIDKMVSFQQNLRQTALAKGERVREQTSKG; translated from the coding sequence ATGGCCACGCCACTGGTGGGGATCGTGATGGGTTCGGATTCGGATTGGCCGACGATGAATCCGGCGGCCGAAGCGCTCGACGAGTTCGGCATCGCCTACGAGGCAGATGTGGTCTCCGCGCATCGCATGCCCGAGGAGATGGTCCGCTACGGCCGCGAGGCGCACACCCGCGGGTTGCGCTGCATCATCGCGGGTGCCGGCGGCGCGGCTCACCTGCCCGGCATGCTCGCCGCGCTCACTCCGCTTCCGGTGATCGGCGTGCCGGTGCCGCTGAAGTACCTGGACGGAATGGACTCGCTGTTGTCCATCGTCCAGATGCCGGCCGGAGTCCCGGTGGCCACGGTCGCCATCGGGGGGGCGCGGAACGCGGGCCTTCTTGCTGTCCGTATCCTGGGTGCCAGTGATCCCGGCCTCATCGACAAGATGGTGAGCTTTCAGCAGAATCTGCGCCAGACGGCGCTGGCCAAGGGGGAGCGAGTCCGGGAACAGACGTCGAAGGGGTAG
- a CDS encoding ABC transporter permease, producing MSRPSTAQGTPARRPAWLIVTIREIVVKVTDRAFIIGTLTTLGLIAAGFAIGFLVSGRAQTTDVVVTTPDAAALARSVEAVAKQSDPRSSVHVSEASSDEAARAQVAAGDADVYLYHGDTGWSTTWESESDDGFITSLTDVLSAQTINDLAAQAGVSPEQISQQMAVNVELLNAGGTAGPIAFIATVVFGVLFMMSAMTYGMQIATSVIEEKQSRIVEILVAVIPIRELLAGKVIANTLIAAAQVMLLLGAGLIGLTFTPLSDLLPQFAGAAGWFLVFFLAGFLALACIWAAAGALGTRSEDLNQTSTPLMWVIMATYVAAFVATGTTRDILSFVPIVSAVLMPARLIDGTAAWWEPLAALASNLVFAALMVLLGERIYRRALLRTSGRLNWRQGLQLSE from the coding sequence ATGAGCCGCCCCAGCACTGCCCAGGGCACGCCCGCCCGCCGGCCCGCCTGGCTGATCGTCACGATCCGCGAGATCGTCGTCAAGGTCACCGACCGGGCCTTCATCATCGGAACCCTGACCACGCTCGGCCTGATCGCGGCCGGATTCGCCATCGGTTTCCTGGTCAGCGGACGCGCGCAAACCACCGATGTCGTGGTCACCACTCCCGATGCGGCCGCGCTGGCCCGCTCCGTGGAAGCCGTGGCCAAGCAGTCCGATCCCCGCAGCAGCGTGCACGTCAGCGAAGCAAGCAGCGACGAAGCGGCCCGCGCCCAGGTGGCCGCCGGGGACGCCGATGTCTACCTGTATCACGGCGACACCGGCTGGTCCACCACCTGGGAATCGGAGTCGGACGATGGCTTCATCACCTCGTTGACCGACGTGCTCAGCGCCCAGACGATCAACGATCTCGCTGCTCAGGCGGGTGTGAGCCCTGAACAGATCAGCCAGCAGATGGCGGTGAACGTCGAGCTGCTGAACGCCGGCGGCACCGCCGGGCCGATCGCCTTCATCGCGACGGTCGTGTTCGGCGTGCTGTTCATGATGTCGGCGATGACCTACGGCATGCAGATCGCCACCTCGGTGATTGAGGAGAAGCAGTCACGCATCGTCGAGATCCTGGTGGCGGTGATCCCGATCCGGGAGCTGCTGGCCGGCAAGGTCATCGCCAACACGCTGATCGCTGCCGCGCAGGTGATGCTGCTGCTCGGCGCCGGGCTGATCGGCTTGACCTTCACCCCACTGAGCGATCTCCTGCCGCAGTTCGCCGGGGCGGCCGGCTGGTTCCTGGTCTTCTTCCTCGCCGGATTCCTGGCGCTGGCGTGCATCTGGGCCGCGGCCGGCGCACTCGGCACCCGCAGCGAGGACCTGAACCAGACCTCCACGCCCCTGATGTGGGTGATCATGGCGACCTACGTGGCCGCCTTCGTGGCCACGGGGACGACCCGGGACATCCTCAGCTTCGTCCCGATCGTGTCCGCCGTCCTGATGCCGGCCCGGCTGATCGACGGTACGGCGGCGTGGTGGGAGCCGCTGGCCGCGTTGGCGTCCAACCTGGTATTCGCGGCGCTGATGGTGTTGCTGGGTGAGCGCATCTACCGCCGGGCGCTGCTGCGCACCAGCGGACGCCTGAACTGGCGTCAGGGCCTGCAGCTGTCCGAGTGA
- a CDS encoding asparaginase — MRVHILYTGGTLGMIDTPAGLAPGADLTGWLDRLLTGTDLADEVTLSAFDHLIDSSNATPADWAAITADLWAHQQEADGFVVLHGTDTMSYTSSALSFALTDFGKPVVLTGSQYPLGVVGSDATPNVTGALRAVTSGKLDRVAVFFGHKLLAGNRVMKTSSWAFQGFDCPSVPALALTGAPWQWTPAVQTGCGWHDPAPYQRHDVLVLDLAPGITAARLAAALDPLPEAVVLRAFGVGNMPSEEPGLAAVISDTIASGVPLVVASQCPQADVLLGHYEAGHALAQAGAISARDMTIEAVYAKLVFLLCQGLAAEEIAHWMVTDIAGELSS; from the coding sequence ATGCGCGTTCACATCCTGTACACCGGCGGCACTCTCGGCATGATCGACACGCCTGCCGGCCTGGCGCCCGGCGCCGACCTGACCGGCTGGCTCGACCGGCTGCTCACCGGCACCGATCTGGCCGACGAGGTCACGTTGAGCGCCTTCGATCATCTCATCGACTCGTCGAATGCCACGCCCGCGGACTGGGCTGCGATCACCGCCGACCTGTGGGCTCACCAGCAGGAGGCCGACGGATTCGTGGTGCTGCACGGCACCGACACCATGTCCTACACCTCATCGGCGCTGAGCTTCGCGCTGACCGATTTCGGCAAGCCGGTGGTGCTCACCGGCTCCCAGTATCCGCTGGGCGTGGTCGGCTCGGACGCCACCCCCAACGTGACCGGGGCCCTGCGTGCCGTCACGTCCGGCAAGCTCGATCGGGTGGCGGTCTTCTTCGGGCACAAGCTGCTGGCCGGTAACCGAGTGATGAAGACCTCATCGTGGGCCTTCCAGGGGTTCGACTGTCCGAGCGTGCCTGCTCTGGCGCTCACCGGAGCGCCCTGGCAGTGGACGCCCGCCGTGCAGACCGGCTGCGGCTGGCACGACCCGGCCCCGTATCAGCGCCATGACGTACTGGTGCTGGATCTGGCGCCGGGCATCACCGCAGCCCGGCTGGCGGCGGCTCTGGATCCTCTTCCGGAGGCCGTGGTGCTCCGCGCCTTCGGGGTGGGGAATATGCCCAGCGAGGAGCCGGGCCTGGCCGCGGTCATCAGCGACACGATTGCGTCCGGAGTGCCGCTGGTGGTCGCCTCCCAGTGCCCTCAGGCCGATGTGCTGTTGGGGCATTACGAGGCCGGCCACGCGCTGGCCCAGGCCGGCGCGATCAGCGCTCGCGACATGACGATCGAGGCGGTCTACGCGAAGCTCGTCTTCCTGCTCTGCCAGGGTCTGGCGGCCGAGGAGATCGCCCACTGGATGGTCACCGACATTGCCGGTGAACTGAGCAGCTGA
- a CDS encoding acyl-CoA carboxylase subunit beta → MEANSTAAKLADLGTRMDDAVHASGAQAVEKQHARGKMTARERILALVDEGSFTEMDEFARHRSTAFGMEAKRPYGDGVVIGLGEIHERPVCVFSQDVGIFGGSLGEVYGAKIAKIIDFATTTGCPLIGIDEGGGARIQEGVVSLGAYGDIFLRNVQASGVIPQISVIMGAAAGGHVYSPALTDFIVMVDQTSQMFITGPEVIRTVTGEDVSMEELGGGRTHNTKSGNAHYLAVDEADALEYVRELVTYLPQNNLEDAPIYEFTETADLDFTDHDRTLDTLVPDHAAQAYDMREVIRTVLDEDEFLEIMELYAPNVICGFGRVEGRSIGIVANQPMVLAGCLDTKASEKAARFVRTCDAFNIPVLTFVDVPGFLPGVEQEHDGIIRRGAKLIYAYAEASVPLMTVITRKAYGGAYIVMGSKHLGADVNLAWPTAQIAVMGAEGAVKVLYRKELAAAPDPATKANELIDEYNRTLANPYVAAERGYVDQVIYPHQTRSQVIRFLRVLRTKREALPPKKHGNIPL, encoded by the coding sequence ATGGAGGCTAACAGCACTGCCGCAAAACTCGCCGACCTCGGCACTCGAATGGACGATGCCGTTCATGCGTCCGGCGCTCAGGCAGTCGAGAAGCAGCACGCTCGCGGGAAGATGACCGCACGCGAGCGCATCCTCGCGCTGGTCGACGAGGGCAGCTTCACCGAGATGGACGAATTCGCGCGGCATCGCAGCACCGCTTTCGGGATGGAGGCCAAACGTCCGTACGGCGATGGCGTGGTCATCGGTCTCGGGGAGATCCATGAACGCCCGGTCTGCGTCTTCAGTCAGGACGTCGGCATCTTCGGCGGCTCGCTGGGCGAGGTCTACGGCGCGAAGATCGCCAAGATCATCGACTTCGCCACCACCACCGGGTGCCCGCTGATCGGCATCGACGAGGGCGGCGGTGCCCGCATTCAAGAAGGCGTGGTTTCGCTGGGTGCCTACGGCGACATCTTCTTGCGAAATGTGCAGGCCTCCGGAGTCATCCCGCAGATCAGCGTGATCATGGGCGCGGCTGCCGGCGGCCACGTCTATTCGCCGGCACTCACCGACTTCATCGTCATGGTCGACCAGACCAGTCAGATGTTCATCACCGGCCCCGAGGTCATCCGCACGGTGACCGGCGAGGACGTCTCGATGGAGGAACTCGGCGGTGGCCGTACCCACAACACCAAGTCGGGCAACGCCCACTATCTGGCGGTCGATGAGGCCGACGCTCTCGAGTACGTCCGCGAGTTGGTCACCTACCTGCCGCAGAACAACCTCGAGGACGCCCCCATCTACGAGTTCACCGAGACCGCCGATCTCGACTTCACCGACCATGACCGCACCCTGGACACCCTGGTTCCCGACCATGCGGCCCAGGCCTACGACATGCGCGAGGTGATCCGCACGGTGCTCGACGAGGACGAGTTCCTCGAGATCATGGAGTTGTACGCGCCGAACGTGATCTGCGGCTTCGGACGAGTGGAGGGCCGCAGCATCGGCATCGTCGCCAACCAGCCGATGGTCCTGGCGGGCTGCCTGGACACCAAGGCATCCGAGAAGGCGGCGCGTTTCGTGCGCACCTGCGACGCATTCAACATCCCGGTGCTGACCTTCGTCGACGTGCCCGGCTTCCTGCCGGGTGTCGAACAGGAGCACGACGGCATCATCCGCCGCGGCGCGAAGCTGATCTACGCCTACGCCGAGGCGAGCGTCCCGTTGATGACCGTGATCACCCGCAAGGCCTACGGCGGCGCCTACATCGTGATGGGCTCCAAGCATCTGGGTGCCGACGTCAACCTGGCCTGGCCGACCGCGCAGATCGCGGTGATGGGTGCCGAGGGTGCCGTCAAAGTGCTCTACCGCAAGGAGCTGGCCGCGGCACCCGATCCGGCTACGAAGGCGAATGAGCTCATCGACGAGTACAACCGGACATTGGCGAATCCATATGTGGCGGCCGAGCGCGGCTACGTCGATCAGGTGATCTACCCGCATCAGACCCGCTCACAGGTCATCCGGTTCCTGCGGGTGCTGCGCACCAAACGCGAGGCGCTGCCGCCCAAGAAGCACGGGAACATCCCGCTATGA
- a CDS encoding biotin--[acetyl-CoA-carboxylase] ligase, with the protein MPSTPAANAERITDLLGPHSPWRVTTVAATGSTNEDLAELARHGGRAGEVLIAEHQQAGRGRFARVWQSPPGTSLSTSVLLRPRRASLDWGWLSLLVGLAVTDGLRSLGAEDRIQLKWPNDALIDGKKVCGILSELVVTDLGNAAICGWGINVSFDESELPVPQATSLLLSGLPIDKDQVAAAILGRLGDLYTRWDAGAELSAEYAAGCATVGRRVRVHLDAQSPDSPSVSGQAVGIGPNGELLVDLGGQIESFAAGDVVHLR; encoded by the coding sequence GTGCCTTCAACGCCTGCAGCAAATGCCGAACGGATCACTGACCTCCTGGGGCCGCACAGCCCATGGCGGGTGACCACGGTCGCCGCCACCGGATCGACCAATGAGGATCTCGCCGAGCTTGCCCGCCACGGGGGGCGTGCGGGCGAGGTACTGATCGCCGAGCATCAACAGGCCGGACGCGGACGCTTCGCGCGGGTCTGGCAGTCGCCGCCCGGAACCTCGTTGTCGACGTCGGTGCTGTTGCGTCCGCGGCGCGCCTCGCTGGACTGGGGATGGCTTTCGCTGCTGGTCGGCCTGGCGGTCACCGACGGCCTGCGCAGCCTCGGCGCCGAGGACCGCATCCAGCTCAAATGGCCCAATGACGCCCTGATCGACGGCAAGAAGGTCTGCGGAATCCTGTCGGAGCTGGTGGTCACCGATCTCGGCAATGCGGCCATCTGCGGCTGGGGCATCAATGTCTCGTTCGACGAGTCCGAACTTCCCGTGCCGCAGGCGACCAGCCTGCTGCTCAGCGGCCTGCCGATCGACAAGGATCAGGTGGCGGCAGCGATCCTGGGACGGCTGGGCGACCTGTACACACGCTGGGACGCCGGCGCCGAGTTGAGTGCCGAGTACGCCGCGGGCTGCGCCACGGTGGGACGACGGGTCCGGGTTCACCTGGACGCCCAGTCACCCGATAGCCCCTCGGTCAGCGGGCAGGCCGTGGGCATCGGGCCCAATGGTGAGTTGCTCGTCGACCTCGGCGGCCAGATCGAGTCGTTCGCCGCCGGAGATGTCGTCCACCTGCGCTGA
- a CDS encoding 5-(carboxyamino)imidazole ribonucleotide synthase, translated as MSRTTIGVIGGGQLARMMYAPATRLGIGLRLLAEGPDVGAARIFKDVTVGDYTDEATVRAFAAGCDVITFDHEHVPTRILRGLVADGKLVRPGPDALQHAQDKLLMRQRLTDSLNAPAPKWRACANGDELWEFGKQIGFPIIAKASRGGYDGHGVWKVDRPDQTEIPFEEALAESAGEKVEIIGEEFVDFARELSVIVVRAPSGQAVVYPVSETIQRAGVCRETITPAPGLTEEQATRIAKLGLDIADELQVTGVLAVELMQRHDGSVVINELAMRPHNTGHWTIDGAHTSQFENHLRAVLDLPLGDPRARDRWSVMVNVLGGTRDDLPSELLHCFARDPKLRVELYGKDMRPGRKVGHVNCYGDDLDEVRARAEHAARYLMGEIGEG; from the coding sequence GTGAGTCGCACCACCATCGGAGTTATCGGCGGCGGCCAGTTGGCCCGCATGATGTATGCCCCAGCCACCAGGCTGGGCATCGGGTTGCGGTTGCTGGCCGAAGGGCCGGACGTGGGCGCAGCGCGGATTTTCAAGGACGTGACGGTCGGCGACTACACCGACGAGGCGACCGTGCGCGCCTTCGCGGCCGGCTGCGACGTCATCACGTTCGACCACGAACACGTGCCCACCCGCATCCTGCGCGGCCTGGTGGCCGACGGGAAGCTCGTGCGACCGGGGCCCGACGCGCTGCAGCATGCCCAGGACAAGCTCCTGATGCGGCAACGTCTCACCGATTCGCTGAATGCGCCCGCGCCGAAGTGGCGGGCCTGTGCCAACGGCGACGAGTTGTGGGAATTCGGCAAGCAGATCGGTTTCCCCATCATCGCGAAGGCCAGCCGGGGCGGCTACGACGGACACGGCGTCTGGAAGGTCGATCGACCGGACCAGACGGAGATTCCCTTCGAAGAGGCGCTCGCCGAGTCCGCGGGGGAGAAGGTCGAGATCATCGGCGAGGAGTTCGTCGACTTCGCCCGCGAGCTGTCGGTGATCGTGGTCCGCGCACCATCGGGCCAGGCCGTGGTCTACCCGGTCAGCGAGACGATTCAGCGGGCAGGTGTCTGCCGCGAAACCATCACGCCGGCTCCCGGACTGACCGAGGAGCAGGCCACCCGGATCGCGAAGCTGGGGCTCGACATCGCCGACGAATTGCAGGTCACCGGGGTGCTCGCGGTCGAACTGATGCAGCGCCACGACGGCAGCGTGGTGATCAACGAGCTGGCGATGCGTCCCCACAACACCGGCCATTGGACGATCGACGGCGCCCACACCAGCCAGTTCGAGAATCACCTGCGCGCGGTTCTCGATCTGCCGCTGGGTGATCCGCGAGCCCGTGATCGGTGGAGCGTGATGGTCAATGTGCTGGGCGGGACACGCGACGATCTGCCCAGTGAGCTGCTGCACTGTTTCGCGCGCGATCCGAAGCTGCGCGTCGAACTGTACGGAAAGGACATGCGTCCCGGACGCAAGGTCGGGCATGTCAACTGTTACGGCGACGACCTGGACGAGGTACGAGCGCGGGCCGAGCATGCGGCGCGCTATCTCATGGGTGAGATCGGAGAGGGATGA